The genome window CCATTTGTTCAGGAAGCAGAATTCAGATCTAAAGCTTTGCTCTTACAACATGAACTCCCAGGTTTTCAGGCAGTTAATTGGATCGATACAGCTGGAATTATCCAGTGGGTTACGCCATTGTCCGCAAATTTACCCGTTGTTGGGGTTGATTTGAGAATGCGCGGAGCAAAAGGTGCCTCCGAATCTTTCAGTCGCGCTCTATTGTATCAGATCGATACAGCCACTGAACCGATTGAATTAATTCAGGGTGGCAATGGGTTCGCAGTTTACTTTCCGATTAAGGTCGATAATAAAGTTACGGGATACATCAATGGGGTCTTTAGACTGGAAAAACTGATCTCACGTTGCTTTGGGAATACTGTACGTGATTTTAATTATGAGGTAATACTTGCCGGACAAAGGGTTTTCCTGCGGGGTGAGGCTCACAATTTTGAAGCACCGCTGCTCGCGGGACGACATAATTTTAATATATTAGGGCAGGCCTGGGAATTACAGATCGTTCCTGGATCCACCAAAGGCGATACGGCCAAGTCTCTGTATTATCTCGCCCTTAGTGTGGTTCTGAGCTTAGCTGTCCTTGTCGCATTTATCACAAGATCCCGGTTAATATCAAAGGAAAAACTGACCAGGGCTCTCAGTACAGCGGAAGAATCAGAGATTAAATTCAGGACTATTTTTGATAAGTCTCCCGCATGCCTGTTGCGCTTTAACCAAAAGGGCTTGTTTACCGATTGGAACAGAGCCGCTGCATCTATCTTTAATTTTGAATTTCCACCCAATACGCGCCGAAATGCATTTGACCTGAAAGGGTTGACCCCCCTTATACCTGCAATAAAAAAAGCTCTCGCTGGTCAGGTTTCCAATTATACCGGGTTCATTGAGATCCAGAGCAAAAAGGTGGAGATAGATGCCGTGATCGAGACGCTTTTATCTGGTGAGGATAGAATTCAGGGCGGCATTATTCTGCTTGAAGATGTAACTGCCCAGAATGAAACAATGCGAGCCAGGGAAGTCATGTTCGAAATCGGTGAACTGACTAACGATATTAAAGAGCTACCCCAACTTTTTAAAGCTATCCAGATCTCGTTGGGGAAAGTTTTGGATACGAGAAATTTTTATGTAGCCTTAGTGGATGAAGAAACGGGTAACTTGAGTTTTCCATATTATGTGGATGAATTTGATTCACCTTTCCCTGAACCAAGGAAGGACGAACGAGGACTATCTGCATTTGTGCTTAACACTGGTGTCCCGATCATACTCAATAAAGAAGAGATACACGCCCTTAATAGGGAGGGTAAAATCGATTTGCTTGGTACTCCTTCTGAGCAATGGTTAGGGTCACCACTTATGGTTAAAGGCAAGCCAATAGGAGTTATGGCTGTTCAAAGCTATTCAGCTGATACAATTTTTGATGGGAATGATATGGGGATGATGAATTTTGTCTCAGACCAGATCGCAATAACAATCAAAATCAATATCGAAGATGAAAAACTTAGACAGTCTGAAGCTATGCATCGTCAACTTTCTACAAAATTAAATGACTCAAACAATATCAAGGCGCTTTTGTTGGATATCATCACTCATGATCTAAAGAACCCAGCCGGGGTGATCTCCAGTGTTGCTGACATGTTAGTTATGGAGGATGAGGTCAGTGAGGAGGTCATGCTGATCAAGGACAGTTCCGATGCACTTCTGAAGGTTATTGAGAATACAACTGCTCTTGCCAGGATCACACTAGGTGAAAAGATAGCCATGGAGCAGATCGACCTAAGCCAGTTGGCTGTCAATATCACAGGTGAGTTTTTATCCAGCTTCAGCGGACAAGGGAAACCATTAGAGATAAATATTGATCAAGACCTGGTTTGTGAAGCCAACCCGATCATTGCTGAAGTATTCAGGAATTATTTAAGCAACGCCCTTAAATATGCTCCACAGGGGAAAAAAGTTATCTTCAATCTGAAGGACAATGATGATGAGATCGAATTTTCTGTGAGTGATCTGGGAAATTCGATCCTGGGTGAAGACCAGACTAATATTTTTGAACGTACCGTACAGTTGGCAAATGGGAAATCAAGAGGAAGTGGGCTTGGATTAGCTATTGTAAAACGGATAGCTGCCGTTCACGGAGCTGCTGTTGGCATCTATTCAAATGAACCTACCGGTAATGTTTTTTACATGAGGTTGCCAAAGCTTAGTAAGGCTCGAACT of Candidatus Neomarinimicrobiota bacterium contains these proteins:
- a CDS encoding ATP-binding protein, which produces MKLQKQILIPVILFLAILVVGWYVLQYTIDQDNQKLSIKTQVTAEQVGIRLHEFLNTRISRLGFLRERMESEPFVQEAEFRSKALLLQHELPGFQAVNWIDTAGIIQWVTPLSANLPVVGVDLRMRGAKGASESFSRALLYQIDTATEPIELIQGGNGFAVYFPIKVDNKVTGYINGVFRLEKLISRCFGNTVRDFNYEVILAGQRVFLRGEAHNFEAPLLAGRHNFNILGQAWELQIVPGSTKGDTAKSLYYLALSVVLSLAVLVAFITRSRLISKEKLTRALSTAEESEIKFRTIFDKSPACLLRFNQKGLFTDWNRAAASIFNFEFPPNTRRNAFDLKGLTPLIPAIKKALAGQVSNYTGFIEIQSKKVEIDAVIETLLSGEDRIQGGIILLEDVTAQNETMRAREVMFEIGELTNDIKELPQLFKAIQISLGKVLDTRNFYVALVDEETGNLSFPYYVDEFDSPFPEPRKDERGLSAFVLNTGVPIILNKEEIHALNREGKIDLLGTPSEQWLGSPLMVKGKPIGVMAVQSYSADTIFDGNDMGMMNFVSDQIAITIKINIEDEKLRQSEAMHRQLSTKLNDSNNIKALLLDIITHDLKNPAGVISSVADMLVMEDEVSEEVMLIKDSSDALLKVIENTTALARITLGEKIAMEQIDLSQLAVNITGEFLSSFSGQGKPLEINIDQDLVCEANPIIAEVFRNYLSNALKYAPQGKKVIFNLKDNDDEIEFSVSDLGNSILGEDQTNIFERTVQLANGKSRGSGLGLAIVKRIAAVHGAAVGIYSNEPTGNVFYMRLPKLSKARTEII